One genomic region from Salvia hispanica cultivar TCC Black 2014 chromosome 2, UniMelb_Shisp_WGS_1.0, whole genome shotgun sequence encodes:
- the LOC125206303 gene encoding uncharacterized protein LOC125206303, whose translation MTGFYFLHSISSFVPVRPPSLVSQPCLFSFSLIPNIHVCPSHLVKFPPNPICTRRLPIIAANQETVSEVEFEEYLEKDWSFLEFDDTDTNAEHMQKIDRIISAGNIKETSKVLVSVGSEAFVDRIICSSPCEQLFVVHDSLFVLACIKERYDKVKCWQGELIDAPEKWTAFDVVYLYFLPALSSELNQVLAALAKRCLPGARVVISHPLGREAVEEQKQQYPDVVVSNLPEKMTLQTTMANHSFQLLEFVDEPGIYLAVMRFN comes from the exons ATGACGG gattttatttcTTACATTCAATTTCCTCTTTCGTCCCAGTTAGACCGCCATCACTTGTGTCACAACCTTGTCTGTTTAGTTTTAGTCTTATTCCTAATATACATGTGTGCCCTTCTCATTTGGTCAAGTTCCCACCCAATCCGATATGCACTCGTAGGCTTCCCATTATTGCTGCAAATCAAGAAACTGTGTCTGAAGTTGAGTTCGAGGAATATTTGGAGAAGGATTGGTcatttcttgaatttgatgATACAGATACTAATGCAGAGCATATGCAGAAAATTGATCGCATCATTTCTGCAGGAAACATCAAAGAAACATCAAAGGTTCTTGTTTCTGTTGGTTCTGAAGCATTTGTAGATAGGATCATTTGTTCTTCCCCTTGTGAGCAGTTATTCGTTGTCCATGACTCTCTTTTCGTTCTAGCATGCATCAAAGAAAGATATGATAAAGTCAAATGTTGGCAAGGGGAATTGATAGATGCGCCTGAGAAATGGACGGCTTTTGATGTCGTATATCTGTATTTCCTCCCTGCTTTGTCCTCTGAACTCAATCAGGTTCTTGCAGCTCTCGCTAAGCGCTGTTTGCCAG GAGCAAGAGTAGTGATCAGTCATCCCCTTGGAAGGGAAGCTGTTGAAGAGCAGAAACAGCAATATCCAGATGTTGTGGTTTCCAATTTGCCAGAGAAAATGACTCTGCAGACGACTATGGCTAACCATTCGTTTCAATTGTTGGAGTTCGTGGACGAACCTGGCATCTACCTTGCTGTTATGAGATTCAATTAG